The Streptomyces nigra genome includes the window CGACAGGGCGACCGCGTGCCTTCCGAGGCCGGGCCACCGGAAGCCGGCCCGAAGGCGCGTCACCCTTCGGCCCGTCGACGTCTGCTGTCCTGGCGCAAGCCGCGCAGCGTCGCCGGTCAGGTCTTCCTGCTGCAGCTGGTGGTCGTCCTGCTGCTCATCGCCACGGCCGTGGCCGCGCTCGTGATCCAGGACCGCAATCGCGCGCTCCAGGAGGCCAAGGACCGCTCGCTGGTGGTGGCCGAGTCGTTCGCGAACGCCCGGGGCACCGCGGAGGCCATGGAGAGCGACGACCCGACCGCCGAGCTGCAGCCCCATGCCGAGGCCGTGCGCAAGAGAACCGGCGTCGACTACGTCGTGGCCCTGAGCCCGTACGGCTTCCGGTGGACCCATCCGGACGAGGACCAGATCGGGAAACACGTCTCCACCTCCTACGGCAACGCGCTCGAGGGGGAGCCCCACCAGACCACCTTCGACAGCAGCCTCGGCAAGGCGGTCGACTCGACGGTGGCCGTCTTCAACGACAAGGGCACGGCGGTCGGACTCGTCACCGTCGGGGTTACCGTCGACAAGGTGACCGGCGTGGTCCAGGACCAGCTGCCGGTGATCTTCGCCGCCGGCGGTGTCGCGCTGCTGCTGGCCGCCGGCGGGTCCGCGCTGGTCAGCGGGCGTCTGCGGCGCCAGACCCGAGGGCTGGGGCCGGTGGAGATGACCCGTATGTACGAGCACCACGACGCGGTGCTGCACGCCGTCCGCGAAGGCGTGCTCATCCTCGACGGCGACGGCGGGCTGCTGCTGGCCAACGACGAGGCCCGTCGGCTGCTCGCCCTGCCGCCGGACGCCGAGGGCCGGCCCGTCACCGAGCTCGGGCTCAGCCCCGCCCTCGCCGAACTGCTGGGAGCGAGCCGGGCCGTCACCGACCACGTCGTTCTCGCCGGGGACACCCTGCTCGCGGTCAACGTACGACCGGTCGGCCCCCGCGAGGGCTGTGTGGCCACCCTGCGCGACACCACCGAGCTCCGCGCGCTCGCCGGCCGGGCGGACGTGGCGGGCGGGCGCCTGCAACTGCTCTACGAGGCCGGCACGCGCATCGGCACCACGCTCGACATCGGCCGTACCGCCGAGGAGCTGACCGAGGTGACGGTCCCGCGCTTCGCCGACTTCGCCACCGTCGAACTCGTGAAGTCCGTCCTGCACGGCGACGAGCCCACCGGCGCGAGCACCGAGATGCGCAGGATCGCCGTCGCCGGCATCCACGACGACGCGCCCTTCCGCCCGGTCGGAACGCAGTTGCGCTACCGCCCCGGCAACCCCGTGACCACCGGGGTGACCACCGGCCGCCCGGTCCTGGTCGCGGACCTCGCCGCCTCCGACGGCTGGCGGGCCCAGGATCCGGAGCGCTCGCGGCGGCTCATCGCCTACGGGATGCACTCCATGATCTCCGTGCCGCTCCGGGCCCGTGGTCAGCTGCTGGGGGTCGTACAGTTCTGGCGCTCGGAGCAGGCCCCCTTCGAACCGGACGACCTCTCTCCGGCCGAGGAGCTCGCCACCCGGGCGGCCGTCTGCATCGACAACGCGCGCCGCTACACCCGCGAGCACACCACCGCCGTCACCCTCCAGCGCAGCCTGCTGCCCGGCACGCTCCCCGAACTGTCCGCCCTGGAGGTCGGGCACCGCTATCTGCCCGCCCAGGCGGGTGTGGGCGGCGACTGGTACGACGTCATCCCGCTGCCCGGCGCCCGGGTGGCCCTGGTGGTCGGCGATGTCGTCGGTCATGGGCTCCACGCCGCCGCGACCATGGGGCGTCTGCGGACCGCCGTCCACAACTTCGCCGCCCTGGACCTGCCCCCGGACGAACTGCTCGCCCACCTGGACGACCTCATCGCCCGGATCGACACCGACGCGGCGGCCGAGGGCGACACCGAGGCCGTCACCGGCGCCACCTGCCTGTACGCGATCTACGACCCGGTGTCCGGGCTGTGCGTCCTCGCCCGGGCCGGGCACCCCGGTCCCGCGCTGGTCTCGCCCGACGGCTCCGTGACCTTCCCCGACATCCCCGTCGCCCCGCCGCTCGGCGTCGGCGCGGGCCTGCCCGTCGAGACCGCCGAGCTGCGGCTGGCCGCCGGCAGCCGGCTGGTCCTCTACACCGACGGCCTGGTCGAGGCCCGGGACCGGGACATCGACGTCGGCCTCGGCATGCTGCGGGAGGCGCTCGCCGCCACCCGGGACGCCGATCTGGACGACACCTGCCGGACGGTGCTCGACACCATGCTCCGTACCAGGCCGAGCGACGACGTCGCCCTCCTCGTCGCCCGCACCCGGCTGCTCGACCCCGATCAGGTCGCGGAGTGGGACGTCCCCGACGACCCCGCCGCCGTCCCTCGCATCCGGGCCGAGGCCGGCCGCAGGCTGGAGTCCTGGGGGCTGGGCGAGGCGGCCTTCACCACCGAGCTGATCCTCAGCGAGCTGGTCACGAACGCCATCAGGTACGGACGCAGCCCCATCGGACTGCGGCTGCTGCGCGACCACGACAGTCTGATCTGCGAGGTCGCCGACGGCACCAGCACCTCCCCGCACCTGCGCCGCGCGACCCTCACCGACGAGGGGGGCCGCGGCCTGTTCCTCGTCGCGCAGATGTCCCGGCGCTGGGGCACCCGCTACACCGACCGCGGCAAGATCATCTGGGCGGAGCAGTCGCTCGACCGGGAGGCCGCCGGGGATCTGAGCGGTCTGCTGGACCTGTGAAGCACTGCTCAGCGCCCCTCAGGAGTTGTCGTCGACCGTGATGTACGGGATCTTGGCCGGGTCACGGCCGAAGGCAGCCCCCAGATAGACGGCCGACAGCTTGGCCAGCGTCCCGTCGTCGATCAGCTGCCTGATGACCCGGTCCAGCTCCGCCCGGTTGGGCGAACCCATCGGGTACAGGGCGCCGTAGCCCTGGTCGGTCCGGTACTGGCCCACCAGGCTCACTCTGCTGCCCTCCTTCTGGGCGTACGGCAGCAGGATGGTGGTGTCGTGGACGACCGCGTCGATACGGCCGTCCTCCAGTGCCCTGATCATCTCCGGGTCGTTGGCGTACGCGGTGACGGGCTGGGCCGGCTTGATGCGGTTCTTCACGAACTCCTCGCCCGTGGTGCCCTCGGCCACGCCGATGCGGACGTCGCCGATGTTGCCCCCGTCGATGTTCTCGCCGTGCCGGATCAGCAGACCCAGGGTGGAGGAGAGGTACGGCGGGGAGAACTCGGCGACCTTGCTCCGTTCCGGTGTGATCGTGATCTGGGCCAGGGCGAGATCGAAGTCCTTGGTCTTCCCGGACACGACCTCGGGGAAGGGCGCGTTCTTCACCTCGACCCGGTCGAGTCCGGACCGGTAGGCGATGTTCGCGGCCATGCAGTACTCGTATCCGCTCTTCACGGACTCCGGGGTGTCGCCGTTCCACCAGCCCGGGGCGGGCAGGGTCGTCTTCACGGTCAGGGCCCCGGCCGTCTCGGGCGTCAGGTGGAACTGCCCGTGCCGCCCCGAGACCTCGCAGTCGCCGTAGCGGATGTTCGACGACTTCGATCCGTCCTGGTCGCAAGCCGAGGTCACGACGATGAGCGCCCCGCTGACAGCCAGAGAGACGATCGCTGCCGCGGCGCGCATCATTGCACCTCCGGTAGGGGCAAACTGCTGGATTCACCATAAATCACCCCGTCCCGGACTGTACGACAGCGCCGACCGGCCCACCGCCGCGCAGACGGAGGCCCCCGCACCCGGCGACGGATGCGGGGGCCTGGGCGGTCGCTCAGGGGGCCACGGTGACGGGCGTCTCGTCCTGGGCCGGAGGCGAGGCCGACTCGCCCTCCTCCAGCCGTACGTCCTTCGTCTCCTTGCCCACCAGCAGCGCGACCAGCGTCAGCACCGCCATCGCGGAGAGGTAGACGCCGACCAGCCACGGTGAGCCGTCGCCCGCCTCCCACAGGGCCACCGCGATGAACGGGGCGACGGCCGCGCCGAGGATCGAGCTGACGTTGTAGGAGATGCCGGACCCGGTGTAGCGCATGCTCGTCGGGAACAGCTCCGGCAGCAGCGCGCCCATCGGCCCGAACGTCATGCCCATCAGGGTGAAGCCGAGCACCAGCCACAGGACCACGCCGAGCGTGCCCAGGCCGATCAGCGGCACCCACACCAGTCCGAAGACGGCGATCGCCGCGGTGACCCAGGCCAGGGTGGTGCGGCGGCCGTAGCGGTCGGCGAGCGGGCCGGAGACCAGGGTGAACACCGCGAAGAACACCACACCGAAGATCATCATCAGGACGAAGGTCGTGTAGCTGTAGCCCAGGCCGGGCACGGCGGCGTCCCGAGCGGTGCGGCCGTAGCTCAGCGAGAACGTGGTCATCAGGTAGAAGAGCACGTACGTCGCCAGCATGAAGAAGGTGCCGAGGACCAGCTGCCTGCCGTGCGTGCGCACCACGGCCACCAGCGGCATCTTGCGCACCAGACCGGCCTCACGGGTCCTCGCGAACACCGGCGACTCGACCAGGCGCATCCGCACCCACAGGCCGATCGCCACCATCACGGCCGAGAACAGGAACGGCACCCGCCAGCCCCAGCTCAGGAAGGCGTCCGAGGGCTGGGACGGGTCGGTGCCCGCCGCCGACGGCAGCAGCGCGCCCATGACGAGGAAGAGGCCGTTGCCGATGATGAAGCCGAGCGGCGCGCCGAGCTGCGGGAACGTGCCGAAGAGGGCGCGTTTGCCGCTCGGGGCGTTCTCGGTGGCGACCAGCGCCGCGCCGCTCCACTCGCCGCCGAGCGCGAAGCCCTGCGCCAGCCGCATCAGCACCAGCAGGGCGGTGGCGACCCAGCCGGCCTGCGCGTAGGTGGGCAGTACGCCGATCAGGAAGGTGGCGATGCCCATCGTGAGCAGCGAGGTGACCAGCGTGCCCTTGCGGCCGAGGCGGTCACCGAGGTGCCCGAAGACGACGGCGCCGATCGGGCGGGCGACCATCGCGGCGCCGAACACCGCGAACGACGACAGCAGGGCCGTCGTCGGGTCGCTGCTCGGGAAGAAGAGCTTCGGGAACACCAGGACGGCCGCGGTCGCGTAGATGTAGAAGTCGTAGAACTCGATCGTCGTGCCGATGAGGCTGGCGACGAGGACACGGGACCGTGAGTTGACGGGCGTTCCGGCGGGGCTGCCGACAGGACTGCCGGCGGGACTTCTGGTGGGTGCGGACATCACTCGGTCTTTCGAGGGGGGACGGTCGCGGCGGCGCATGCCGGCCGGCCCGCACGGTGGCACCCGTCCCCGCCAGGGGATAGGTGCACAGTGCAGGTAGATCAACACTCGCAGACATCTCATGACTCAGGAAGCGCATCTCGCCATGTGAGACGCTTGCGGGTCGCCGTGGGTCGCCGTGGGTCGCCGTGGGTCGCTGTGAGGGGGACTGGCTGGGGCGCCGGCCCCCGGGAAAACCCATGGCACCGCCCCCACCCCCCTCCCTACACTCACCGCAGGACGCCGCCCGCGACGGGCGGCGCCGTCACGACCGACGACGAGGGGAGACAGGCCGTGCGTGCGCACACCGCCACCGCCGCTCCCCGTTCCCGGTCCCGCCGGACCGAGGTGATCCTGGTGTCTCCGGCCGCCCGGTGCCCGCTGCGCGCCCGGCACCGGACCCCGTGACGCACGTCTGAACTTCAGCGCCCCCGCCCGCCGTGGGCCCGCGCTGCCGTGCGCCCGGGACATCGCGCCGCCCTCTTCCGGACCATCCGAAAGGCCAACGGCCGTGCGCACGCACACCTTCACCCAGACCCTCGCCGCCGTCCGCAACCTCGGCATCCTCGCCCACGTCGACGCCGGCAAGACCACCGTCACCGAGCGGATCCTGTACGCCACCGGCACCACCCACAAGCGGGGCGAGGTCCACGACGGCACCACCGTCACCGACTTCGACCCGCAGGAGCGCGACCGGGGCATCACGATCTTCGCCGCGGCCGTGAGCTGCGACTGGGACGGGCATCGCGTCAACCTCATCGACACCCCCGGCCACGTCGACTTCGCCGACGAGGTCGAGCGGGCGCTGCGTGTGCTGGACGGCGCGGTCGCCGTGTTCGACGCCGTCGCCGGGGTCGAGCCGCAGAGCGAGTCGGTGTGGCGGCAGGCGGACCGGCACGGTGTGCCGAGGATCGCCTTCGTCAACAAGCTGGACCGCGCCGGCGCGGACCTCGACCGGGCGGTGGCGTCGATCAGGGAACGGCTGCACCCGGTCCCCCTGGTCGTGCAGCTGCCGATCGGCGCCGAGGACGGTTTCCGCGGGGTCGTCGACCTCGTACGCATGCGGGCGCTGCTCTGGGCCGACGACGGCACCCGCACGGTCGCGGACGTGCCGGAGGACCTGCGGGCGGAAGCCGTACGACGCCGGCGCCTGCTGGAGGAGGCAGTGGCCGAGCTGCACGCCGAGGCGCTGGAGGAGTTCTGCGCGCGGGGGACAGTGTCGCCCGGGACGCTGACGGCGGCCCTGCGCGTGGTCACCCGCACGGGCGAGGGCGTGGTCGTGCTCTGCGGCTCGGCGTACCGCAACCGCGGTGTCGAGCCGCTGCTCGACGCGGTGGTGGCGTATCTGCCGTCGCCGCTCGACGTACCGCCGGTCCACGACACGCATGACACACAGGAACAGCGCCCGGCCGACCCGTCGGCGCCGTTCGCCGGGCTGGCGTTCAAGGTGAGCGCCACGCCGACCGGACGGCTGACGTATCTGCGCGTCTACTCGGGAACGATCGGAAAGGGGGACACCGTGCTCGACACGAACGCCGGGCGCACCGAGCGCATCGGGCGCGTCCTGCGTGTGCAGGCCGACCGGCACGCCCAGGTCGACCGGGCCGTCGCCGGGGACATCGTCGCGGTCGTCGGGCTGAAGTCGGCGCGCGCGGGCTCCACGCTGTGCGCGCCTCAGGCCCCTCTCGTCCTCGAACCGCCTGGGGTGGCCGACCCGGTGGTGTCGGTCGCGGTGGAGGCACGCAGGTCCACCGACACCGACCGGCTGGCCGGCGCGCTGGCCCGGCTGGCGGAGGAGGACCCGTCGCTGGTCGTGCGCACCGACCCCGAGACCGGGCAGACGCTGCTGTCCGGGATGGGCGAACTGCACCTGGAGGTCGCGGTGGAGAGGATCAGGCGCGAGACCGGCCTGGACGTCGCTGTCGGGCGCCCGAGGGTGTCGTACCGCGAGACCGTCGGCGGCGGCGTGCGCGGGTTCGTCTTCCGGCACGTCAAACAGGACGGCGGTGCGGGCCAGTTCGCGCACATCGTCCTCGACGTCGAGCCGCTGGAGGCGGGTTCCGGCTTCGAGTTCCGCTCGGCGGTGGTCGGTGGCCGGGTGCCGCAGGAGTACGTCCGTGCCGTGGAGGCCGGCTGCCGGGACGCCCTCGGCGAGGGCCCGCTCGGCGGGCACCCGGTCACCGGGGTGCGGGTCACCCTCACCGACGGGGCGACGCATGTGAAGGACTCGTCCGACACGGCGTTCCGCACCGCCGGGCGCCTGGGCCTGCGCGACGCGCTGCGCTCCTGCGCGATGGTGCTGCTGGAGCCGGTCGCCGAGGTGACGGTCACCGTGCCGGAGGACGCGGTCGGCACCGTCCTCGGCGACCTGGCGGCACGCCGCGGCCGCGTCTCGGGTTCCGTGACCCGGGCGGGCGCGGCGGTCGTCACGGCGACGGTGCCCCTGGCCGAACTCTTCGGCTACGCAACCCGGTTGCGCAGCCGCACCCAGGGCCGAGGCACCTTCACGACCCGCCCGACGGGCTACGCCCCGGCCCCGACCGCACCGGCCACCCGGTGAGCACGGCGGTGGCCCCACCCGTGAGTTCGCGGGTGGGGCCACCGCATGAGAAGGAGGGAGAACCGCACGGCCGACGTGGAAGTGTTCGGCACCGTAGGTCAGTCGGCGACCTCGACCCCGTACCCACGAGCGAGGGTGTCGAGTCCGTGGTCGTACCCCTGACCGACGGCGCGCAGCCGCCACAGCGGACCCCTGCGGTAGATCTCCGCGAGCAGCATCGTGCGCTCGGTGGTGGCGGCGTCCAGCGTGGCCCGGGCGAGAGGCGCCCCGCTGCTGCCGGGCGCCGCACCGATCTGCACGGCGCCGACAGACCCGAACGTGGTGGCGCCGTCGATGGCGGCGGCGATGACGATCTTCCGCGTCGCACGTGGCAGGGATGCCAGGTCCAGGGCGATGGTCTGTTCGGCCGGGCCACCGGTCAGCAGGCGTGCCGTCCCGGCGGGGTGTTCCGGGGCGCTGTAGAAGATGAAGTCCTCGTCGGAGGTGATCTGTTCGTCCTCGTCGAGGAGGAAGGCGACCACGTCGATCTCGCAGTCGGACCGTGGCGCCCAGCCGGCGGTGACGTACCACTCCGGCGCGGGGCCACGGTGCGGCATGGGCAGGTCGATGACACCGCCTCTCGGCAGCACGTGTGGTTCCAGCGCGCGGAGAGTCGACGGCTTCTGATCCGTGGCGGTCGGTGACACCAGCCACTGGAGGTCGTGAACGGGGAGTTCAAGAGCGGTGATGCGCTTGATGCGCCGGTCGCCTTCTCCTCCTGGCAGGAGTACGACGTCGGTGACGCTGGCGGAGAGATTGATCGCCGCGGATCCGCCCAGCTCGACGACTCGGAGGCGGGCTGCCGCGGCGTCGGCATGGACGCCCCCGAGCACCAGTACCCGACGTCCTTGCAGCGGCTTGTCCGCGGTGCCGGTGACGGGGCCCGATCGCTGCGACGGGACAGGCGCGGAGGCGGACGTCGTGCTCGGCGCCGGCTCCACGGGCTCGATCCGTTCTGTTTCCGGCTCGGTCACGGGGGCGACTCTGACTGGCGGCGCTTCGTGCTCCGTGCCAGGCCGTACGTCCGTCAGCAGGCGCAGGAAAGTCTGCTCGTCGATGACCGGGACGCCCTCGGCAAGGGCACGACGAGCCTTCGTCGAACGGGACGCCGTCTCGTTCGTGACCAGCACGCTGGTGTGCCGGCTGACGGACGTCATCATGTTCAGCCCGGCGGCGACCGCGCGCCCGACCAACTCCGCCCGGGCATGGGCGGTCTCACCTGTGATCGCGACCTTCATGCCCTGCTGGAGCGGTCCGCCGGGTGCCAGACGTCCCGGATTCCGGTAGGCACAGGGGGTCTTCGGCGGACTCGGCGTGAACTGAGACTCCGCTCGCGGCGGGCAGGCCACCAGGGGCAAGGGCAGATCCAGCCGAGCTGCTTCACGCAGTGACGCCCGCAGCACACCGGCGAGGACCCGAGTGTCGTCCAGCGCGTCGTGCGCCCGCCGTTGGGCGACGCCGTAGTGGGCGGCGAGAGACCTCAGCTTCATGTCCGCCGTGGGGGGATCCACCTGACGGTTCAGAGCCAGGGTGCACAGTCGCTGTGACACCGGCAGCCACATCCGTGCGCGAGCGAACTCATGGGCGAGGAAGTCGTAGTCGAACTGGGCATTGTGGGCCACCAGGACCCGGTCCTGGAGCAGCGCCCCGATCCGTCCCGCCACCTGGTCAAAGGTGGGCGCACCCCGCAACCGCTCGGCGGTGAGCCCGTGGACGTCCACCGGCCCCGGATCGCACCCCGGATCGAGGAGCGTCGAGAACTCCCCGGTCTGCTCACCGTCCGGACCGAGCGTGATCACGGCGATGGACAGCACACGGTCCCGCCGGGCCATGAGTCCCGAGGTCTCCACATCGACCAAAGCCCAGTCATAGGCGTAATCACGCGTGGTCGAGACGTCGATGAAGGGAGAGGCGAGACTCATGGTGCCAAGGATGATTCGACATACGGCCCTCATTCAACCTACATCGCGATTTTCCACACACGACTTGTGAGGCCGCTGGCGCGGTGCCGGAACCCGCGATGTGGCCGCCAGCCGACCACATCGCGGGTTCCGGCCCGGACGGGTCAGGGATACGACACCACCGTCGAAGGCACCGTGGACGTCCCCGACGTCGGGGAACCCGTGTCGTTGATGACGCACTCGTACTGGCCCTGGCCGCCCAGGGAGACCACCAGCAGGTTGTGGAAGCGGACGTTCGGGCTGACCGGGGCGGCGAAGCCGTGGTGTTGGACGATCGTCGGGTCGACGTTGTAATAGCAGTAGCTGCCCAGGCCCCAGCCCTCGTGCGAGGTCACGGCGTCACCGACGCGGT containing:
- the fusA gene encoding elongation factor G codes for the protein MRTHTFTQTLAAVRNLGILAHVDAGKTTVTERILYATGTTHKRGEVHDGTTVTDFDPQERDRGITIFAAAVSCDWDGHRVNLIDTPGHVDFADEVERALRVLDGAVAVFDAVAGVEPQSESVWRQADRHGVPRIAFVNKLDRAGADLDRAVASIRERLHPVPLVVQLPIGAEDGFRGVVDLVRMRALLWADDGTRTVADVPEDLRAEAVRRRRLLEEAVAELHAEALEEFCARGTVSPGTLTAALRVVTRTGEGVVVLCGSAYRNRGVEPLLDAVVAYLPSPLDVPPVHDTHDTQEQRPADPSAPFAGLAFKVSATPTGRLTYLRVYSGTIGKGDTVLDTNAGRTERIGRVLRVQADRHAQVDRAVAGDIVAVVGLKSARAGSTLCAPQAPLVLEPPGVADPVVSVAVEARRSTDTDRLAGALARLAEEDPSLVVRTDPETGQTLLSGMGELHLEVAVERIRRETGLDVAVGRPRVSYRETVGGGVRGFVFRHVKQDGGAGQFAHIVLDVEPLEAGSGFEFRSAVVGGRVPQEYVRAVEAGCRDALGEGPLGGHPVTGVRVTLTDGATHVKDSSDTAFRTAGRLGLRDALRSCAMVLLEPVAEVTVTVPEDAVGTVLGDLAARRGRVSGSVTRAGAAVVTATVPLAELFGYATRLRSRTQGRGTFTTRPTGYAPAPTAPATR
- a CDS encoding ABC transporter substrate-binding protein, which gives rise to MRAAAAIVSLAVSGALIVVTSACDQDGSKSSNIRYGDCEVSGRHGQFHLTPETAGALTVKTTLPAPGWWNGDTPESVKSGYEYCMAANIAYRSGLDRVEVKNAPFPEVVSGKTKDFDLALAQITITPERSKVAEFSPPYLSSTLGLLIRHGENIDGGNIGDVRIGVAEGTTGEEFVKNRIKPAQPVTAYANDPEMIRALEDGRIDAVVHDTTILLPYAQKEGSRVSLVGQYRTDQGYGALYPMGSPNRAELDRVIRQLIDDGTLAKLSAVYLGAAFGRDPAKIPYITVDDNS
- a CDS encoding MFS transporter; the protein is MSAPTRSPAGSPVGSPAGTPVNSRSRVLVASLIGTTIEFYDFYIYATAAVLVFPKLFFPSSDPTTALLSSFAVFGAAMVARPIGAVVFGHLGDRLGRKGTLVTSLLTMGIATFLIGVLPTYAQAGWVATALLVLMRLAQGFALGGEWSGAALVATENAPSGKRALFGTFPQLGAPLGFIIGNGLFLVMGALLPSAAGTDPSQPSDAFLSWGWRVPFLFSAVMVAIGLWVRMRLVESPVFARTREAGLVRKMPLVAVVRTHGRQLVLGTFFMLATYVLFYLMTTFSLSYGRTARDAAVPGLGYSYTTFVLMMIFGVVFFAVFTLVSGPLADRYGRRTTLAWVTAAIAVFGLVWVPLIGLGTLGVVLWLVLGFTLMGMTFGPMGALLPELFPTSMRYTGSGISYNVSSILGAAVAPFIAVALWEAGDGSPWLVGVYLSAMAVLTLVALLVGKETKDVRLEEGESASPPAQDETPVTVAP
- a CDS encoding TerD family protein, whose product is MSLASPFIDVSTTRDYAYDWALVDVETSGLMARRDRVLSIAVITLGPDGEQTGEFSTLLDPGCDPGPVDVHGLTAERLRGAPTFDQVAGRIGALLQDRVLVAHNAQFDYDFLAHEFARARMWLPVSQRLCTLALNRQVDPPTADMKLRSLAAHYGVAQRRAHDALDDTRVLAGVLRASLREAARLDLPLPLVACPPRAESQFTPSPPKTPCAYRNPGRLAPGGPLQQGMKVAITGETAHARAELVGRAVAAGLNMMTSVSRHTSVLVTNETASRSTKARRALAEGVPVIDEQTFLRLLTDVRPGTEHEAPPVRVAPVTEPETERIEPVEPAPSTTSASAPVPSQRSGPVTGTADKPLQGRRVLVLGGVHADAAAARLRVVELGGSAAINLSASVTDVVLLPGGEGDRRIKRITALELPVHDLQWLVSPTATDQKPSTLRALEPHVLPRGGVIDLPMPHRGPAPEWYVTAGWAPRSDCEIDVVAFLLDEDEQITSDEDFIFYSAPEHPAGTARLLTGGPAEQTIALDLASLPRATRKIVIAAAIDGATTFGSVGAVQIGAAPGSSGAPLARATLDAATTERTMLLAEIYRRGPLWRLRAVGQGYDHGLDTLARGYGVEVAD
- a CDS encoding SpoIIE family protein phosphatase/ATP-binding protein, whose product is MGKLGRFAPASRQGDRVPSEAGPPEAGPKARHPSARRRLLSWRKPRSVAGQVFLLQLVVVLLLIATAVAALVIQDRNRALQEAKDRSLVVAESFANARGTAEAMESDDPTAELQPHAEAVRKRTGVDYVVALSPYGFRWTHPDEDQIGKHVSTSYGNALEGEPHQTTFDSSLGKAVDSTVAVFNDKGTAVGLVTVGVTVDKVTGVVQDQLPVIFAAGGVALLLAAGGSALVSGRLRRQTRGLGPVEMTRMYEHHDAVLHAVREGVLILDGDGGLLLANDEARRLLALPPDAEGRPVTELGLSPALAELLGASRAVTDHVVLAGDTLLAVNVRPVGPREGCVATLRDTTELRALAGRADVAGGRLQLLYEAGTRIGTTLDIGRTAEELTEVTVPRFADFATVELVKSVLHGDEPTGASTEMRRIAVAGIHDDAPFRPVGTQLRYRPGNPVTTGVTTGRPVLVADLAASDGWRAQDPERSRRLIAYGMHSMISVPLRARGQLLGVVQFWRSEQAPFEPDDLSPAEELATRAAVCIDNARRYTREHTTAVTLQRSLLPGTLPELSALEVGHRYLPAQAGVGGDWYDVIPLPGARVALVVGDVVGHGLHAAATMGRLRTAVHNFAALDLPPDELLAHLDDLIARIDTDAAAEGDTEAVTGATCLYAIYDPVSGLCVLARAGHPGPALVSPDGSVTFPDIPVAPPLGVGAGLPVETAELRLAAGSRLVLYTDGLVEARDRDIDVGLGMLREALAATRDADLDDTCRTVLDTMLRTRPSDDVALLVARTRLLDPDQVAEWDVPDDPAAVPRIRAEAGRRLESWGLGEAAFTTELILSELVTNAIRYGRSPIGLRLLRDHDSLICEVADGTSTSPHLRRATLTDEGGRGLFLVAQMSRRWGTRYTDRGKIIWAEQSLDREAAGDLSGLLDL